Proteins from one Hemicordylus capensis ecotype Gifberg chromosome 7, rHemCap1.1.pri, whole genome shotgun sequence genomic window:
- the LOC128332482 gene encoding uncharacterized protein LOC128332482: MDRFMKKKFPQGECIIHHATTDDTKGHLVKLQSYESWITLLEAAKVRNHAPVLDVAKQLTEMEIPGVRYHRKCRIRFTLKRELETLKRKADTIVGNEAGSSGCNTKSPPRQLLSDSRVSDPACIFCGKTKYLKRTSTREKLVKATHLRTDQRLRECAVKKGDEKMLVVTSGDLVASGTHYHASCYKGYTREKTKNQDNIDEDGQEDENDVEELYRKAEREAFLELFQYIRTVIIPNKDVVVMTTLTSKLETFLQSRGVPALKDSTKKHMRRKLESELKDSIHIFTDDKGKLLVVPDSVSLKDLAVENHCLQRELNVWKAKSNQ; this comes from the coding sequence ATGGACCGCTTCATGAAAAAGAAGTTTCCACAGGGAGAGTGCATTATTCACCATGCAACAACTGATGATACAAAAGGCCATTTAGTCAAGCTCCAAAGCTATGAATCCTGGATTACTTTACTAGAAGCTGCCAAAGTCAGGAATCATGCTCCAGTTCTGGATGTTGCCAAGCAACTCACAGAAATGGAAATTCCAGGAGTTCGTTATCACAGAAAATGCAGAATCCGATTCACCCTGAAAAGGGAACTGGAAACCCTGAAGCGGAAAGCAGATACAATCGTTGGTAACGAAGCCGGGAGTAGTGGCTGTAACACAAAGAGTCCACCAAGACAGTTATTGTCCGATTCACGAGTATCTGATCCTGCCTGTATTTTCTGTGGAAAAACAAAGTACCTGAAGAGGACATCCACCCGTGAAAAGCTCGTCAAGGCAACACATCTCCGAACAGACCAACGGCTGCGAGAGTGTGCTGTTAAAAaaggagatgaaaagatgctcGTGGTAACCAGTGGAGATCTAGTAGCTTCAGGGACCCATTATCATGCTTCATGTTATAAGGGTTACACACGTGAAAAGACAAAGAACCAAGACAACATTGATGAGGACGGTCAAGAAGATGAAAACGATGTTGAGGAACTGTacagaaaagctgagagagaggcATTTTTAGAGCTCTTCCAGTATATCAGAACGGTGATAATCCCCAACAAAGACGTTGTCGTGATGACAACATTGACATCAAAGCTGGAAACCTTTCTGCAGTCAAGAGGAGTCCCTGCCCTAAAGGATTCTACAAAAAAACACATGCGTAGGAAACTGGAATCCGAACTAAAGGATTCCATTCACATCTTCACGGATGACAAGGGGAAATTGCTGGTGGTTCCTGACAGTGTTTCCCTGAAGGACCTTGCCGTCGAAAATCACTGTTTGCAAAGAGAACTAAATGTCTGGAAAGCAAAGTCTAATCAGTGA